In Paenibacillus sp. 1781tsa1, one DNA window encodes the following:
- the rplX gene encoding 50S ribosomal protein L24, with translation MPRVKKVLESHNNKLHVKKEDTVMVISGKDKGKKGRVIAAYPRENRVLVEGVNMVKKHQKPNQQNPQGGIIEKEAPIHVSNVMHIDPKSGKVTRVGYKVLDNGKKVRVAKRSGEIID, from the coding sequence ATGCCAAGAGTGAAAAAAGTTCTGGAATCCCATAACAACAAACTTCACGTTAAAAAGGAAGATACGGTTATGGTGATCAGCGGTAAAGACAAAGGTAAAAAAGGCCGTGTCATCGCTGCTTATCCTCGTGAGAACCGCGTCCTTGTGGAAGGTGTTAACATGGTGAAAAAACACCAGAAGCCTAACCAGCAAAATCCGCAAGGCGGCATTATCGAGAAGGAAGCTCCGATTCACGTTTCCAACGTAATGCACATCGATCCGAAGAGCGGAAAAGTAACCCGTGTAGGTTACAAAGTTTTGGATAACGGAAAGAAAGTGCGCGTTGCTAAACGTTCCGGAGAAATTATCGACTAA
- the rplN gene encoding 50S ribosomal protein L14 has protein sequence MIQPFTRLTVADNSGAKELMCIRVLGGTGRRTAQIGDLIVCSVKQATPGGVVKKGDVVRAVVVRTKRSVRRKDGSYIGFDENAAVVVKDDRSPRGTRIFGPVARELRDKDFMKIVSLAPEVI, from the coding sequence GATTCAACCATTTACACGTTTGACTGTGGCTGACAACTCCGGTGCGAAGGAACTGATGTGTATTCGCGTACTCGGCGGTACGGGACGTCGTACAGCTCAAATCGGTGATCTGATCGTTTGTTCTGTTAAACAAGCAACACCAGGCGGCGTTGTCAAAAAAGGTGATGTAGTTAGAGCGGTTGTCGTTCGTACGAAACGTTCTGTACGTCGTAAAGACGGTTCCTACATCGGTTTTGATGAAAATGCAGCGGTTGTTGTAAAAGACGACAGAAGCCCACGTGGAACACGTATTTTCGGACCAGTTGCTCGCGAACTTCGCGATAAAGACTTCATGAAAATCGTTTCCTTGGCTCCAGAAGTTATCTAA